From Mya arenaria isolate MELC-2E11 chromosome 12, ASM2691426v1, the proteins below share one genomic window:
- the LOC128211177 gene encoding uncharacterized protein LOC128211177 produces MATQMLPRGSALAGDKSRTVPSDDVGLNNSFHSRRTPQSPVFIPPNEFRMKLLKRILSVDGTIDNKALKKLQKTSSERTLQANILFENGDVGTLISLDRNKEESERKEPENNENDGTLPPVQTQQEKKLERPRDGLPRERPLKLPPIMLPPVYTLAARPLMVRDYSGPPYIPPPPEEEDWEDLQDCRYLRPAKKQFKATKGSKSFLLLNSS; encoded by the coding sequence ATGGCAACCCAGATGTTACCTCGAGGGTCGGCGCTGGCAGGCGATAAGTCACGAACTGTACCCAGTGACGACGTGGGATTGAATAACAGTTTTCACAGCAGAAGGACCCCGCAGTCGCCAGTGTTTATTCCTCCAAATGAGTTCAGGATGAAACTCTTGAAACGAATTCTTTCCGTGGATGGAACCATTGACAATAAGGCGCTGAAGAAGTTACAGAAAACATCCAGTGAACGAACATTACAAGCGAACATTTTATTCGAAAATGGGGACGTTGGGACTTTAATATCGTTAGACAGAAATAAAGAGGAGTCGGAAAGGAAGGAACCGGAAAACAACGAAAATGACGGCACCCTGCCACCCGTGCAGACGCAACAAGAGAAGAAACTTGAGCGACCACGTGACGGCTTGCCTCGGGAGCGACCTCTGAAGCTGCCGCCCATCATGCTTCCACCGGTGTACACGTTGGCGGCACGGCCGCTGATGGTGCGCGATTATTCTGGACCGCCTTACATCCCACCGCCCCCTGAAGAGGAGGACTGGGAGGATCTTCAGGACTGTCGCTACCTCCGCCCCGCCAAGAAACAGTTCAAGGCCACAAAGGGCAGCAAGAGTTTCCTGCTTCTCAACAGCAGCTAA
- the LOC128210917 gene encoding uncharacterized protein LOC128210917: protein MAGTQNMAGTQKHGWYTKHGWYTKHGWYTNHGWYTKHGWYTNHGWYTNHGWYTNHGWYTNHGWYTNHGWYTNHGWYTNHGWYTNHGWYTNHGWYTKHGWYTNHGWYTNHGWYTNHGWYTNHGWYTNHGWYTKHGWYTNHGWYTNHGWYTKHGWYTKHGWYTKHGWYTKHGWYTKHGWYTNHGWYTNHGWYTTHDWYTNHGWYTNHGWYTKHGWYTNHGWYTNHGWYTKHGWYTNHGWYTKHGWYTKHGWYTNHGWYTNHGWYTKHG from the coding sequence ATGGCTGGTACACAAAACATGGCTGGTACACAAAAACATGGCTGGTACACAAAACATGGCTGGTACACAAAACATGGCTGGTACACAAATCATGGCTGGTACACAAAACATGGCTGGTACACAAATCACGGCTGGTACACAAATCATGGCTGGTACACAAATCATGGCTGGTACACAAATCATGGCTGGTACACAAATCATGGCTGGTACACAAATCATGGCTGGTACACAAATCATGGCTGGTACACAAATCACGGCTGGTACACAAATCATGGCTGGTACACAAAACATGGCTGGTACACAAATCATGGCTGGTACACAAATCATGGCTGGTACACAAATCATGGCTGGTACACAAATCATGGCTGGTACACAAATCATGGCTGGTACACAAAACACGGCTGGTACACAAATCATGGCTGGTACACAAATCATGGCTGGTACACAAAACATGGCTGGTACACAAAACATGGCTGGTACACAAAACACGGCTGGTACACAAAACATGGCTGGTACACAAAACACGGCTGGTACACAAATCATGGCTGGTACACAAATCACGGCTGGTACACAACACATGACTGGTACACAAATCATGGCTGGTACACAAATCATGGCTGGTACACAAAACATGGCTGGTACACAAATCATGGCTGGTACACAAATCATGGCTGGTACACAAAACATGGCTGGTACACAAATCACGGCTGGTACACAAAACATGGCTGGTACACAAAACATGGCTGGTACACAAATCATGGCTGGTACACAAATCATGGCTGGTACACAAAACATGGCTGA